agttttcgcctttcttgtttttgttatcctctcgtcatttttctctttgttagcggccgacctcttagtactaggtaagggtttaaaggttttatttacgatttttccgccgttcatcttttgtcgggacggacgtccaatcgcgtctttttcttcattgttggtcacccctaagccgtgcttcattcactatgcagaaggcatggctagaaccaagcaaacggcagatcctacgcgcctgcgcttgcgggaaggagcatcgacacctcctagggagagatattcttccaccgcctcggcagtcgacgaagaatttgccgaactctttcaagagatcgatgagtacgtcgaggcgggggagcaggcgacaagctcgtcggagggtgcagcgagccaggcagtgggggagccaagcgtcgctccattgtcattggccgccgaggagcaagaagctgctccccagcttattaggcccagaggacgggaggaggcccaattgcttccgtcagaaattcacccagacgtgggctggatgcggtggctagacaggcacggagccaagatgagggatgacctctgcgtgggggaagggtaccaaatgcgcgtgccggccggtctggactcgaccgtcagcctgcttgctgagggagaattccctgtgtatgccgcgtcaatcaaactcggcatgagattccctccacaccccttcgttgtggaggtgttagatggttttaatattggggtggcccagctgacccccaactcatgggcggatatctttggctacattgccaaatgtgcgctgaacgatgtggagccgtccttcaacgcctttctgcatctggtctccctctctcgttcccccagtgccgccaaagggtggtttaatctgagcagccgtggtacctaccagacagtggtcggcaagctcagcaagtggcatatgtggaggaagaggtgggtcgtgttttacacggacgaccaggagatgtatgagcgaatgagccgttggaactgcaacgccaacttcatggatcgtgacgagccccttccaccccttactgccgaagagtgggatcagataatggtcctgttcagggccaacacttaccacttaacagtggataagagtttccatgtgccggccgagtggttgccgcacattagccagtttcggaacgaggcttttctagcggccgtaggcttaggatattccatgactcgaggttgtatgccaatttatgtgccgCTCTGCCTTGGTCTTATtcatttttctaactttggatttcttttgttctcagaggaaggaatgagcaagttgtcggcggcggataccgggaaaggcgatatgaccgattggatggcggacatctatgaggccaagatgcagaaagccaaggccgagttggaggagaaggtgagtattctcttaggttgttttttgcaagttaagcttCCTCCGTCCATTGTCTATAGTGGACGTCTATTTAGTGATGAGCCGATATCCTGACATGTGACCCATGTTTGCTAATGttggcctcgtcactttttaatgacgggccccttTGTGAGTATTTTTCCTGTggttgccaaggtgcgcctcgtcaccttttaagacgggccacccccacccctttctttttacaagtgactcgtggttgatagggtacgcctcgtcattttcgggacgggcgtcctttttaatgacgagccatttTTATATGAGTgttgcacttgataaggtacgccccgtcatttttgagacgggcgtccttttttaatgacgagccactatttaatgacttgtgattgataaggtacgccccgtcatttttgagacgggcgtcctttttaatgacgagtcactgttctgtgagtgacttgtgattgatgaggtacgcctcgtcatttttgagatgggcgtcctttttaatgacgagccactacatggtgagtgactggtgattgatgaggtacgcctcgtcatttttgagatgggcgtcctttttaatgacgagccactatatggtgagtgacttgcgatagatgacgaggcctaatatttgactgtcctttcttttttagcaagctaaggacgcggctagggcgtcagggaagaagaaggggacgactttgtcccagctgaagaagagagctgtgccggctggctcggagactccgagtaccttcaagaagccaaaacccctacctcgccgtctcgtgaagaaagacgagtcgaaggttgctgaggggggatgccctgatgacgaagagatgggcgtggacaagccgtctctggtggtggacttggtgtccaactcgaggtccggtgggcatccggacgagctggaggaccctctttcgggaatcccggccgacgtccgctctcagataccggcggaggtggcccgccgagctaggtcttcgggcggtaagtattattcgaacgtcgttcagacgtatcgagcctcctctggcagttcttcttactctccgcgtcatcctaaggccgttgtttttcctatagccaaagacaaagggaaggatgcagctgctgccgaggacgagaacgtacctgctactccccactattcgtcaaaggatagggtggctatatgccgcaaggtttttaaggccgtccccgcagagtatgttgcttctcttcctggccgcaagactgacgcccagtttggtgcgatcc
This genomic stretch from Spinacia oleracea cultivar Varoflay chromosome 3, BTI_SOV_V1, whole genome shotgun sequence harbors:
- the LOC110787182 gene encoding uncharacterized protein, with the translated sequence MRWLDRHGAKMRDDLCVGEGYQMRVPAGLDSTVSLLAEGEFPVYAASIKLGMRFPPHPFVVEVLDGFNIGVAQLTPNSWADIFGYIAKCALNDVEPSFNAFLHLVSLSRSPSAAKGWFNLSSRGTYQTVVGKLSKWHMWRKRWVVFYTDDQEMYERMSRWNCNANFMDRDEPLPPLTAEEWDQIMVLFRANTYHLTVDKSFHVPAEWLPHISQFRNEAFLAAVGLGYSMTRGCMPIYVPLCLGLIHFSNFGFLLFSEEGMSKLSAADTGKGDMTDWMADIYEAKMQKAKAELEEKQAKDAARASGKKKGTTLSQLKKRAVPAGSETPSTFKKPKPLPRRLVKKDESKVAEGGCPDDEEMGVDKPSLVVDLVSNSRSGGHPDELEDPLSGIPADVRSQIPAEVARRARSSGGKYYSNVVQTYRASSGSSSYSPRHPKAVVFPIAKDKGKDAAAAEDENVPATPHYSSKDRVAICRKVFKAVPAEYVASLPGRKTDAQFGAIQATLLDLFCRMEFCKSWKTRTAEELKAQVAESTHHGDYAFKSIEEVRLQMQTTIDLQAKEVAALRSDKAELLKKILAQDKDMVAMVEEAKTAAAEIRALQDQLREYPQIKEETAHERSQKYKEEKSVF